The Ranitomeya imitator isolate aRanImi1 chromosome 6, aRanImi1.pri, whole genome shotgun sequence genome window below encodes:
- the SEC61G gene encoding protein transport protein Sec61 subunit gamma has translation MDQVMQFVEPSRQFVKDSIRLVKRCTKPDRKEFQKIAMATAIGFAIMGFIGFFVKLIHIPINNIIVGS, from the exons ATGGACCAGGTAATGCAGTTTGTCGAGCCCAGCCGCCAGTTTGTGAAGGATTCGATCAGACTGGTGAAAAGATGCACAAAGCCAGACAGAAAGG AATTCCAGAAGATCGCAATGGCCACTGCTATTGGATTTGCTATTATGGGATTTATCGGCTTCTTTGTCAAGCTAATCCATATTCCTATCAACAACATCATTGT TGGCAGCTAG